The Gammaproteobacteria bacterium genome has a window encoding:
- a CDS encoding TSUP family transporter — MSHLLLGFDATQLIFIGLIFVWTGFVRSGLGFGGAALGLPLMLFIYDQPIFWLPVIGLHLLFFSALTLRTRLHDVDWAYLRKSSLFIIPPALVGVFGLITLPNQWLVIFIYSVTLFYALVWLFNIVIHSNQEWSDKLLLLFGGYVAGMSLTGAPLMVAVYMRNVAFEQLRNTLFVLWFVLVGIKMSTFVAFSVELNWQFSLLLLPAAAIGHIIGLKFHDAILKNNRLFKQVVGGVLVVISGLGLWSVIL; from the coding sequence ATGAGTCACTTACTTTTGGGTTTTGATGCCACGCAACTGATTTTTATCGGATTGATTTTTGTCTGGACGGGCTTTGTTCGTAGCGGTTTAGGTTTTGGAGGGGCGGCACTGGGGTTGCCGTTGATGCTGTTTATCTATGACCAGCCCATATTCTGGCTGCCGGTCATTGGTTTGCACCTGCTATTTTTTTCTGCTCTCACGCTGCGCACTCGCCTTCATGATGTAGATTGGGCTTACCTACGCAAATCCAGTCTCTTCATTATTCCGCCTGCTTTGGTGGGAGTTTTTGGTTTAATTACTTTACCTAACCAGTGGCTGGTGATCTTCATCTACTCTGTGACACTCTTTTATGCATTGGTGTGGCTATTCAATATAGTGATTCATAGCAATCAGGAGTGGAGTGATAAGTTGTTACTGCTATTTGGGGGGTATGTGGCGGGTATGTCGCTGACGGGTGCGCCATTAATGGTGGCTGTTTATATGCGTAATGTTGCTTTTGAACAGCTGCGCAATACCTTGTTTGTGCTTTGGTTTGTATTGGTGGGCATTAAAATGAGCACCTTTGTTGCATTTAGTGTGGAGCTGAATTGGCAGTTTTCGCTGTTATTACTGCCCGCAGCAGCGATCGGCCATATAATCGGATTAAAATTCCATGATGCAATTTTGAAAAATAACCGACTGTTTAAACAGGTGGTGGGTGGCGTGTTAGTTGTGATTAGTGGGCTGGGATTATGGAGTGTTATTTTGTAG